CAGATTGTGAACTCATCTCTTATAAAAGCATACTTCCAACACATTCCATGTCCTTTTGTACCTTTGGTATCTTCCACCATAATTATTTGGTGATTGCGTATGTTTTTGGTATCAGTCACATGAttttgcttttgtttgttttctttccaaAGTCTTTTGGTTACAAGTTTGGTGTGTTCTTATGGCAGGCTTTTTGATTCAAGAAGGAACAGAGACAATGCTTCTCCAAGGTTCCATCTTTGTTCATCGCCTTAACACTTTTAAACACATGCTGAAAGAGGGAGCTGTTTACAAGCTCAGTAGGTTTGATGTTACCTGATGAAGGTAACTGAACTGATACCATTTTATCTTTGCATAATCAGTGAATAAAACTGGTGTCTCAGACACTACTCTTATTGACTTTCAAGAGGTAAGAAACTATCTTTTACATTGCTTCTTCCATGTTCTTACTTACCCTCAAAATGATTTTAGGGAAACTCTATCCTCTAGCTTCATCAAGACCGTTTGAATCTACTGCTTGCTTTATAGCCAAAGAATATGATGTTAACAGAGAGCAAGTCTAGAAACTCATTAGGCAATATCTTGGGGTTGAGGATGCACCCAGtaaatcttttgtttttgtattttgattGATATTCTTCAATAGATTTCTCTCGATGAACGAGCGCTCTTTAGGTGACGATGGAGAGGCTCATTCTACATAATGAGGCTTTATCTATTGTTTACTATCGCATTGAGTGGAATATGAGACATGCTCTGAAGCCTACATATGAAACTCTCTTTGAGATGTTAAAATACTCATCCTGGAGGGTTGcatttttttgtccatcctaTGTGTTCACCTTCATTAGTCATACTACAGATGTGGCTTAGTCCTGCTTCTTTAAAGCTTGATCAAATCACTTGGGATGATCATGATTGCTTGCTTGAGAAAACTGTTGCTAATGAGATATGTGAAAGTATTTTCTATTACAATAATATCCAAAACAACTTCGGTTTTTTATCTAACATTCTCTTATTTATAAAGCGGTGCAACAAATCAGCAACATCTTCgatcttaaaaaatatttggaatagGGCCTCTATGCTTTGGTTATTATCATCCATCTATTCATGGTTAGTTTTATACACATGTTTCTTTGATCGTCACCAGCTTATACCTACTGCAACTTTTGCATTACGTGTTTACCAATTCTTTCATATACTATGTACTTCTCCTTTTAACATACAGTCTAACATCTTATAATGCGTTTGGACAGGGCGGGGACAACAACCTAGGTGACGATACGCCAGGAGCCTCATGTGTGTCCTGCATCTGCTCAAAAAATCACAAGCTTTCTGCAACTGATCAGGCCACCGGCAGTGGTGTTTTGAAACCAAACCGCAATCTGCCTTGGTTGCATGCATCCCCAATGCTTTAAGCTAGTTTTATCTTCCTCTCTGGCTCCAGCTGATGATCCTCATCATCAGATTGATGATCCTCTTGCACGTTCATTAACGACATGATCTGTTCATCATGTAGTTTCCTCCTCCTATATAGACAACAAAATTTATGTACGACTTTAACTATGTATCAATggagagagaaagtgagagattaGAACCGTTGAAGAGATGATTAGGAGGACAAGAAGGGAGTTGATCATGACTACTGTCTTCATGGAGTTGTTGGAACATAAAACCATTTTGAGGAAACGCCATCTCCAATCTCAATCCTGCGGCTGCGTCCGTGGTCGGATCAAATACATACATGTATATTCAAATTACCTCCACCAATGATATAGTTCactgatatatatatctagATTGTGAAGTTACTACCTAGTGATGATCAAATGCTTAATTTGCTGTTTTCAAATTTGGAAATTATTAACAAACAAATCTGGAGTCTCTTGTGGAGAATGAAAAGATCAAGTTAGGGAGGTTTCTAGGACCCATCTttctaataaaaaataagtttaggCGGATATATATTTACTCATATATGTTCCCCTTCATGTATAAACTCTTACAATTTCTCATATAACATACAGGGAAAATCATGTAATGGTAGTAATTATACATTTATGTTCTTTTATTCCCAACATCTTCATGGCTTAAAAGTTTAAACTTTAGTTCATATTATGACACAATACATGATCAACTGCTCCCACCACCACCCATATGGGCCGCAGCTTTTGCAGCCCGGCCCAAAGCATCTGAGAACCATAAAGCCCCATTAGCGAAGTATCGACTGTTGACAACAGTGGTCGCGGCAGAAGCAGCCACTTTACCGGTAATGGTGGCTGCAGCCACAGCAGCCGTTCCCGTGACAAGAACCGCGGATTTTGTGAAATCCGAGAAATGATACTTGTCGTCCGCTGATCTCACGACTTCCATGCTCGACTGAATGTTCTGTGTGAGGCCAGTGTAACGACCGATCTCAGCCAATTTGTTGGCTACCAAGCTTGAGAATCCCTGAGACTCGTCCAAAGCTTTGGCTTTACCGATGGCATCTTTGCTTAGGACGTAGCCTTTAGATATCATTGTCTTGACGACTTGTTGAGCAATGGTTACTGCTTCTCCAGGCGATGAAGCAAATGCGTCCGCGTGGCTTTGAGTCACCTTTACAGtcacaaaaacaaagaaacgtTTTGAATCTTTAAATGACAAAGTAATCTAAGTTGGTTCTGTTTTATTTACCGTTAAAGTATAATCTCCTTCTCGTGTGAGATTGTTAGATTCGTGTAGATAGACACCGTACATGGATATCCACACGGTTTGATCAACGATCGTAGCTCCCTGGGAACAACATTGATATCAATGCTCGGAGAGGGTCATTCTCAATCAGGGAAAAGCCAAGGACTTACGGTAAGTAACAAGGCCATATCTAGAGCATACGCATCTCTGAACGTTACATAAGCCGTTAACGCATCATCTCCTTGGCATCTGAAGTCAGTCCATGCAGAGACATTAAAACAAGAATCCAAGAAACTAGTAATAATATAGAGATAAATAATTGTCAATTACCCAGTGATCTCGACGAGCTCGACGATTCCACAATGAGAGAAGAAACTCTGAACATCTTTCTCAGTGGCTCGAGGAGACAAGTTGGTGACTTCAGCAACGTAACCACAGGGATACATCTCTAACACAAACCTCAGATACCTAAGTCAAAGAACAAACATAACACCAGATTCTTGGATCAAAATTCAAAGAATTATACAGATTCAAAGATACGAAACAAAAAGGGCCGGTTTTGTGTATATAAGcagagaagaaacagagtaagAAGAATAGATTGTGATTTGAAATGAGTGCATGGATGAAAGCAACAGGCTCAGATGGCCAATCGATCAAAGTAGTAATAAGTATTATTCACCCAAACAAATTGAAAATCAACGCACGAACAAATTGATATTAGTGGTGGATCAGAGTGATCCGACCCTTTAAAAGCTTACACTGATTACTGATTTTAAGGtaaagatagatagatagatcaGGAAAGTGTCAAGCGAATCAACCGAAAGAGACGGAGATGATGAAAGAAAGAACACAGAATTAGCGTGAAGACAGAGATAGatcgatagagagagagagagagagagttgttaTGTtcatcttactttttttttttctttggcttTGTCGGCTCGATATTGATGTTGTGGTCGAGGAAATTCTCACGCGCCGTTACGTCACCAACTTCTGAAATACTAGGGGAAATTTGTGCGTGAACAGCACGCTCATATCTTGCGGGTGTTAGTATTGACAAGTGTTGTGCTTTTAATTTACTGTTGTTTGGGCCTATTGGGTGCCTTGGATATCAATATTTGATTTAATGGGTTTTTGAAAGCCCAAACACACGAAATTATTAATTACGGACGAGTCCCTTCTCTAGGTATAAAAAACCCCTAAAACTGCATATCACTCTAACTTGGTAGACAATTTTTAATTagctctctctttctttctttttttgctttatCTCTTTGCTATGGTCATGGAACTATTTTGTTTGGGAATGGATATACTCACAGTTTTTAGCTTTATGCTTAATAGGCAGCGcttgttcgtttttttttttgtagtcaaAAGAGTTGATGTTGTTCTTATAGCTGTCATCTTGCTTGTTACTTAGGCTAAAAACTTGTACGTAGTTTTGAATTCTGTCCACAAGAAAGATGGGCGCGTATTGTGTGTTGCGATCTATCCTACAGAGTTTGAACTTGAGCGAATGAAAACATGAGGAATTCCATGGTCCTGCTATTCCTATTGGTGGTGGAGACAAAAAGAAGGAATATGAGGACGTCATCAATGAGAGAATACATGTGAATACGAAAAAAGTAAATTTAAGTAAGTTTGTTGACATTTTGGCTTTTCTTTGGCTTGGCCTATCTCACTCTTCATCACTCACGGCCAGCGTCTCTCTGTTTTGTTCACTCTCTTTGTTTTACTTTTCACTCACTCTCTGTTGTTACTTGTGTATCATCATAACACACAAGCACACTCATACTCTCTTACACATTTGGTTTCTTgtagagagaagagagtaaGCTTGTTGTCTACATCTTTCTTTCTccaactcttttttttattagactTGGATACCTTTTACAACAACACACATACAAACTTATAGTAGTTTTACTCTAACTACTACACACATGCTTACTTGCAACTCTAGGCTCAATGATATGATCATGTACCAGtcaaacaaagaagataatgagagcatggatgatccagctgatggaggagctctagccatatctgaaggtcctatgactcgcgagccagaagcaagcaactcaaagaagccattggaggattacttaagacatcactgaagcaagaagagagtcttggaagaagcttgatcaaccaagacacactttccacaattcaagccatctcagctccaagatagacatcaaatgagcaagtaacatatgtgtgctctttttccctatctttggttttgtcccactgggttttccaaagatagacttttaatgaggccatatgttactttcctatcactcatttgatgatctcagttcaagactttattttaattatttatctttgttgacatgaagcatAATTAGACTGCTAGagttgagaattaagctgccagacttgaaaacccttataaggttttataaggttttataaggtttat
The window above is part of the Brassica napus cultivar Da-Ae chromosome C3, Da-Ae, whole genome shotgun sequence genome. Proteins encoded here:
- the LOC106388655 gene encoding binding partner of ACD11 1, whose product is MYPCGYVAEVTNLSPRATEKDVQSFFSHCGIVELVEITGCQGDDALTAYVTFRDAYALDMALLLTGATIVDQTVWISMYGVYLHESNNLTREGDYTLTVTQSHADAFASSPGEAVTIAQQVVKTMISKGYVLSKDAIGKAKALDESQGFSSLVANKLAEIGRYTGLTQNIQSSMEVVRSADDKYHFSDFTKSAVLVTGTAAVAAATITGKVAASAATTVVNSRYFANGALWFSDALGRAAKAAAHMGGGGSS
- the LOC106388656 gene encoding uncharacterized protein LOC106388656 produces the protein MSFCTFGFLIQEGTETMLLQVNKTGVSDTTLIDFQEGGDNNLGDDTPGASCVSCICSKNHKLSATDQATGSGVLKPNRNLPWLHASPML